From Nocardioides faecalis:
GCGCGCCACCGCCGCCGACCTGCGTCTGGACTGGCCCGAGGGCCGCTCCCCCGCCGCCGTCGGGGAGGCGCTGGGCGCGCACCTCACCGACCACGGGGGCGAGGACGCCACCTCCGCACTGGCCCGGATCGTGGCCGAGGTGGAGCGCGGTCGCTACGCCCGGCCGGGCTCGGTGTCCACCTTGGAGCGGACGACGCTGCGCGAGGACGCCGGGACGGTCACGGCCGCCCTGGAGGCATCCGCCGGCAAGGCAGCGCGGCGGCGCGCGACCTGGGCGCCGCTGTCAGTGTGGTCCGGCGGCCGCGAGCCGCGGCGGTAGGCCGGGGACCCGGTGGGCCGGGGTCAGAAGCCGCCGCGCTCGCGGCGGCGGCGCCAACGCGCCTGCAGGGTCTCCATGAACCGCGAGGAGCCACCGGAGCGGGAGGAGCCGCGGCGGCCGCGGCCGCCCTCGACGACGCCGAAGCCCGAGGGGTGGGCGGCGATGTGGGGATCACCCGCGTGGCGATGGCCGCTGATCGCGGTGAGCAGCATGGTGGCCGAGACCAGCATGATCACGAAGCCGCCGACGCCCACCGGCCAGTAGCCGCTGACCGCGCCCGCCATCATCACGCCGAGACCGACGACGAACACGCCGCCCGCCAGGATCGCCCGCCGGCGAGCCGCCTGCCGCAGGGAGGTGCCGCGCAACGTGGAGGCGAACTTGGGGTCCTCCTCGCTCAGCGCACGCTCCATCTGCTCGAGCAGTCGCAGCTCCTCTTCTGAGAGTGGCACCGTTTCCTCCGACACGTGCGAGGCGAGTACGCCCATGGCTGACCTCAAGTGTAGGCAGGCTCGGTCAACGTGGGATAGGCCGTCCCCCGAAATAGTGCGATCGGGGTCACGCGAGCTATCCGGTGGGCCACCCCGGCGGCCGGTCCGGCTCTCCGGCGCCGGGCCGGAGCAGGCTGGCACGGGTGAGCGCGCGGCTGCCGAACCGAGCCGCTGCTCGGTCACCGGCGCGGTCGATGTCGAGCCATCCGGCCGTGGGCTCGGCCAGGCTGCGCGAGCGGGTGGTCGTGGTGAAGTCCGCCAGGCGCACCGTGACGGCGACGGTGCGTCGCAACCGACCGGCCGTCCGCGCCCTGCGGGTCACCCGGGCGACCAGGGCGAGCAGCTCGCGGTGCAGTGCGTCGCGGTCGCTCACGTCCGCGGCCAGCGTGTGCTGGGCACCCATGCTGCGCTCGGCCTCGCCCTCCCCCAACCCGAATACGCCCGCGCCGCCGGGACGGAGCCGGTCGCGGTCGGTGCCCCAGGCGAGGTCGTGCAGGTGCAGCCGGCGTCGGGTGGCCTCACCGACGCCGTACAACGCGCCGACGTCGAGGGGGTGGACCTCGGCGGGGACGCGGTCCGGCGGGATGGCCCGCACGCCGTCCGGCTTCGCCAGCCGGCTGGCCAGCTTGGCCACCGAGATCGACGGGCCAGGTAGTTCACGGAGAGCACCACGCCCCGGTGCCCGCCACCGACCACCACCGGCAGGGTCAGGGGCTAGGTCAGGGGCGGGTGGCGAGGACGTGCAGCTGCGTGGCGAGCGGGAAGTACTCCGGGCGCTGCGCGACGGCGCGCTCCAGCTCGACGAGCGACCCGGCCGCGCCGGGCTCGAGGTCGACGAGCGCAGCCGGCACCAGGTCGCCGAACACGCGCACGCCGTACGTCGCCTGCGGCTCGAAGCCCGCCGCCACGAGCAGCCGGGCGACCTCCTCGGCGGTGAACCGGCGCCCGGTGCGGGCGTCGAGCGGCTCAGCGTCGTCGAGCAGGTCGCGGGCCTGGACGAAGTGGCCGGCCATGGCCCGCGCGAGCACCGCGGCGTGGCGCTGTCCCACGACGAGGCTGAGCAGTCCGCCGGGGCGCAGGACCTCGCGGACCCGGGCGAGCGCCTGCCCGGGATCGACCACCTCCAGCACGCCGTGGCACACCACAACATCCGCGCTGCCCGCACCGACGACCTCGACGAGGTCGGTGACGTCGCCCTGCAGGCCGACCACCTGCTGCCTCGCCTCCTCGGCACGGCGGCGCAGCGAGGCCAGGGCGTCGGGGCTGGGGTCGACGACGCGGACCCGGTGACCGGCGCCGGCCAGCCGGACGGCGAGGCCGCCGGTGCCGCCGCCGAGGTCGACCACGTCGCGGGGCCCCTCGCCCAGCGCTGCGGTGAGCGTGTCCCAGACGACCGCGGTCCGTACCGAACCGCGCTGCTCGCGAGAAGCCATGCCCGGAACACTAGAACATCGACCTGCGAGGTCCGCACGGCCGCCAGCCCGCACCCAGCCCACACCCGGCCGCGCCCAGCCTGGACTCAGACCGCGGCCAGGCCGAGGAGCTGGTCGCCGAGGGCGGCGTGCGGGGTCAGCCCCAGCGACTGCTCGACGACGGCCAGGAACCGGTCGGCGTCACGGACCAGGTCGTCGGCCTCCCGCTCGGTCACCGCTCGCGAGGAGCCCGACTCCGCGGCGGCGCGCTTGGCGGCGCCCGCAGCGAAGAAGGTCGCCCACTCCGCGAGCTGCGGGGCCACCTCGGCGAGCAGCACCCAGGCGTTGCGCTGAGGGCGGCGGCGCGGGGCCACGGGCCGGGCGCGCGCCGACAGCAACGCGGCGGCGGCGCGCAGGGCCGCGACGTGGGCGCAGGAGTACCGCGTGGCGGCATCCGGCGCCGCGACAGCCTCGCTCAGCGACTCGGCCGAGCGGAGCAGGTAGCTGTGGGTGGTCGCCGGCAGCGTGTGCGGGCCACACGGGCGGGGTGCGGTCGGCTCGGGCACGGGCTCCTCCTTCGACGGTGATCGAACATCTGTTCGAACACCGTCGAACCTACACCGCCCCTCCGACAGCACTCAAGCGTCGCGGGAGCCCTTTCCCGCGCCCGCGCGCTCGACGGCGCCCTGGGCGCCGGGCGGCGTCTGCTCCGTGTCGCCGCGCACGGCGGCCGCGTCACGCAGGAAGCGGTGGGTCTGCGGGTGCAGCAGGAACACCAGGGTGACCGCGCTCAGCACCGCACCGGCGATGGCCGAGGCGTCGACCAGCGCGGGCGGGTCGGTGCGCACGGTCGCCACGCAGATCACGAAGATGCCGACCGCGATCGCCGCCAGCGCGTAGCGCGCCCAGTCGTGGCCGCTGCGCAGCAGCATGATGCAGGTGGCGGCGAGCACGGCGGTGCAGGCGTAGAGCACCAGGATCACCGGCACGAACTCGACCGGCTGGACCGTGCTGTCCCCGACCTGCATCGGGGACCAGACAGCGCCGAGGTCGTCGCGACGCACGACCACCATCAGGCAGACGAGCGCGCCGGCGACCATCTGCAGCCACAACAGCCAGCAGGCGAGCTCGACGGCCGGTGGTCTCTTGGTCATCGTTCCTCCTGCATCCGCGACTGCATCGACGGGCGCGCCGATCGCTATGGTCTCCTCCATGTCGGCCGACCATCCCTCCGTCGTCAGGTTCCGCGCCGCCCATCGCGAGCGTGGCGGGACCGGCGAGATCGTCATTCTGCCCGACAGCGTCCACACCGCCGCACTCGCCGCCGAGGCCCTGGGGTGCGAGGTCGGCGCGATCGCCAACAGCCTGCTCTTCGACGCCGGCGGATCCCCGGTGCTGATCCTCACCTCGGGGGCGCACCGGGTCGACACCGCGCTGGTCAGCGAGCGCACCGGCGGAGTACCGCTCAAGCGCGCGAAGCCCGAGCTCGTCAAGGAGCACACCTCGCAGGTGATCGGGGGCGTCTCCCCCATCGGCCACCCGGCTCCGATCCGGACCTACATCGACTCCTGGCTGCGCAGGCACGAGGTCGTGTGGGCGGCGGCCGGGCACCCGGCCGCGGTGTTCTCGACGACGTACGACGAGCTGCTCGCGATGACCGGCGCCACCCCGATCGACGTCGAGTAGACGAGCACAGGAAGCGGAGCGAGCAGATGGTGCGGGTGATCGTGGTCGGCGGCGGCCTCGGCGGCATGGCCGCCGCGGCCCGGCTCGCCAAGCAGGGGCACGAGGTGGCGCTGCTCGAGGCCGGCGGCCGCCTCGGCGGCGCCCTCGCCCCGGTGCATCAGGACGGCTACACCTGGGACGCGGGCCCGACCAGCACCCTGCTCCCGGCCGCGCTGCGCGACCTGTTCCGCAAGACGGGACGGCCGCTGGAGGCCGAGCTGCGCGGCGAGCTGGAGCCGCTGGAGGTGCTGCGCGAGCACCGCTTCGCCGACCGCACCTCCGTGCGGCTGACCGGCGGGTCGCGTGCCGCACAGATGGCGGCGATGGAGGAGCTCGGGCCGGGCCTGGGCCGCCGCTGGGCCGAGCACGTCGACAGCTACGGCGAGACGTGGGACCTGCTGCGCCGGCACTACGTCGAGGCCCCCTGGGACCCGCGCGCCAAGGTGAGCACGTCGAAGGAGCTCGACGCACTCCTCGGCTCGCGCGAGACGCTGCACAAGCGGCTGCGCCGGGACTTCCGCGACGAGCGGCTCGCCCTGGTCGCCGGCCACCCGGCAGTGGCCGAGGGCCACGACCTGCGCAACGTGCCGTCCTGGGTGGGTGTGCGCGCCTACCTCGAGCAGACCTTCGGCGGGTGGCAGCTGCCGGGCGGCATGGCCCGGCTGGCCGACCTGCTCACCGCGCGCCTGGCCACGCGCAAGGTGAGCGTGCGCACCTCGACCCCGGTGACCGACCTCGTGGTGCGCGGGGGCCGGGTGGTCGCCGTACGCACCCCGGAGGGAGACGCGGACGCCGACGCCGTCGTGGTGGCCGTCGACCCCCGGCGGATCCCGGTCCTGGCCCCGCACGTCGCGCGCACGATGCCGGCGCTCCCGCCGGTGATCACCCACCTCGGCCTGAGCGGCGACGTACCGGCACTGACCCACGAGGTGGTGCTGCACGCCGAGCCGCTGATCGTGGTGCGCCCCGGCGGCTCCGCACCCGAGGGCGGCACGGCGTGGACGCTGCACGGGCGCGGCAAGCTCGCCGAGGACATCGTCGACGCACTCGCCCGGCACCGCATCGACGTGCGGGAGAACATCGTGACCCGCGTCGACCTCTCGCCCCGGCAGGCCGTGGAGCAGTGGCACGGCTCGCCGATGGGGGTGCTGTGGCAGGGCCGCGGCACGGTACGCCGCCGGCTGGGCCCGCACACGCCGATCGCGGGCGTCTACGTCGCCGGCGCGCACGGCGCGCCCGGCGCGGGGGTGCCGTTCGTGACGCAGTCCGCCGCGCTCGTCGCCCAGCTCATCGGCACCGCGGCCCGCTGACCGGTAGCCCGGGCGCATGGGTGTCCGGAGCTCAGACGGCGATCTGCAACGCCTCGAAGATCTCCAGCGTCGCCTTGGAGCGGTTCAGCGTGTAGAAGTGCAGGCCCGGCGCACCACCTGCGAGCAGCTCGTGGCACAGCTCGGCAGCGATCTTGATGCCCTCGGCGCGCACCGCGACCGGGTCGCCGTCGAAGGCGCTGATCCGGGCGACCACGTCGGCCGGCACGCTGGTGCCGATCAGCTCGCCCTGTCGGCGGATCGCGTTGAGGTTCAGGATCGGCATGATGCCCGGCAGGATCGGGATGTCGCAGCCGCGCGCCCGGACCCGCTCCACCAGGCCGAAGTAGTCCTCGGCACGGTAGAACATCTGGGTCACCGCGAACTCGGCGCCCGCCTCGGCCTTCGCGACCAGCACGTCGGCGTCGTCGTCCAGCGAGGCCGCCGACGGGTGGCCCTCGGGGAAGGCGGCCACGCCCACCCGGAAGTCGCCACGGGAGCGGACCAGGTCGACCAGCTCCACGGCGTAGTTCAGGCCGCCCTCGGTCGGCGACCACTCGGCGCGGGGTCCCTCCTGCGGGTCGCCGCGCAGCGCCATGACGTGGCGCACCCCCTCGGCGGCGTAGGCATCGAGGATGCCCTCGAGCTCCGCGCGGGTGTGACCGACGCAGGTCAGGTGCGCCATCGGGACCAGCGTGGTCTCGCGCGCGATGCGCCCGGTGATCGCGACCGTCTTGTCGCGGGTGGTGCCGCCGGCGCCGTACGTCACGGAGACGAACGAGGGCCGGTACGGCTCGAGCGCGCGGATCGCTCGCCACAGCTGCTCCTCGCCCGCGTCGTCCTTGGGCGGGAAGAACTCGAACGAGAAGGACCGCTCTCCCCCGCGGAGGATCTCGCCCAGGGAGCGCCCAGAACCGGTAGTCATGGCGCGGAGTCTAGGCGCGGTCACTGGAACAGGGGGGATCGTCCCGCTCGCCGCGCACCTCACTAGGCTCTCAGCGTGAGCGACCGCACGTGGGACCCGACCGCCTTTCGCAGCTCGGTGCAGGACACGTTGGACGACTTCCTCGCCGAGCAGGACGCACGGCTGCGCCCGCTCGGGGACGACGCGGCCAGGTTGATGACCGAGGTGCGGGCGCTGACCAGCGGGGGCAAGCGGCTGCGCGCCGCCTTCTGCCTGTGGGGCTACGCCGCCCTGGCGGGCCCGCCGAGCGGGGAGGACGCCCGCGCAGTGAGCCGGGCCGCGGCCGCACTCGAGCTGCTGCACGCCAGCGCCCTGGTGCACGACGACCTGATGGACGCCTCCGACACCCGCCGCGGACGCCCGGCCACGCACCGCGGTTTCGCCGCTGAGCACGGCACGGACGGCTGGCGCGGCGACCCCGAGCAGTACGGCGCCGCGGCGGCCATCCTGGCCGGCGACCTCCTGCTCACGTGGGCCGACGAGCTGCTGCGCCGCTGCGGCTTCGGCTGGGACCGGGTCGGACCGGCGCTCGAGGTGCTCGACCTGTGCCGCTCGGAGGTCATCGCCGGGCAGTTCCTCGACATCTCC
This genomic window contains:
- a CDS encoding DUF3040 domain-containing protein, with product MPLSEEELRLLEQMERALSEEDPKFASTLRGTSLRQAARRRAILAGGVFVVGLGVMMAGAVSGYWPVGVGGFVIMLVSATMLLTAISGHRHAGDPHIAAHPSGFGVVEGGRGRRGSSRSGGSSRFMETLQARWRRRRERGGF
- a CDS encoding methyltransferase domain-containing protein produces the protein MASREQRGSVRTAVVWDTLTAALGEGPRDVVDLGGGTGGLAVRLAGAGHRVRVVDPSPDALASLRRRAEEARQQVVGLQGDVTDLVEVVGAGSADVVVCHGVLEVVDPGQALARVREVLRPGGLLSLVVGQRHAAVLARAMAGHFVQARDLLDDAEPLDARTGRRFTAEEVARLLVAAGFEPQATYGVRVFGDLVPAALVDLEPGAAGSLVELERAVAQRPEYFPLATQLHVLATRP
- a CDS encoding SAV_6107 family HEPN domain-containing protein, with the protein product MPEPTAPRPCGPHTLPATTHSYLLRSAESLSEAVAAPDAATRYSCAHVAALRAAAALLSARARPVAPRRRPQRNAWVLLAEVAPQLAEWATFFAAGAAKRAAAESGSSRAVTEREADDLVRDADRFLAVVEQSLGLTPHAALGDQLLGLAAV
- a CDS encoding YbaK/EbsC family protein is translated as MSADHPSVVRFRAAHRERGGTGEIVILPDSVHTAALAAEALGCEVGAIANSLLFDAGGSPVLILTSGAHRVDTALVSERTGGVPLKRAKPELVKEHTSQVIGGVSPIGHPAPIRTYIDSWLRRHEVVWAAAGHPAAVFSTTYDELLAMTGATPIDVE
- a CDS encoding phytoene desaturase family protein, producing MVRVIVVGGGLGGMAAAARLAKQGHEVALLEAGGRLGGALAPVHQDGYTWDAGPTSTLLPAALRDLFRKTGRPLEAELRGELEPLEVLREHRFADRTSVRLTGGSRAAQMAAMEELGPGLGRRWAEHVDSYGETWDLLRRHYVEAPWDPRAKVSTSKELDALLGSRETLHKRLRRDFRDERLALVAGHPAVAEGHDLRNVPSWVGVRAYLEQTFGGWQLPGGMARLADLLTARLATRKVSVRTSTPVTDLVVRGGRVVAVRTPEGDADADAVVVAVDPRRIPVLAPHVARTMPALPPVITHLGLSGDVPALTHEVVLHAEPLIVVRPGGSAPEGGTAWTLHGRGKLAEDIVDALARHRIDVRENIVTRVDLSPRQAVEQWHGSPMGVLWQGRGTVRRRLGPHTPIAGVYVAGAHGAPGAGVPFVTQSAALVAQLIGTAAR
- the metF gene encoding methylenetetrahydrofolate reductase [NAD(P)H], which encodes MTTGSGRSLGEILRGGERSFSFEFFPPKDDAGEEQLWRAIRALEPYRPSFVSVTYGAGGTTRDKTVAITGRIARETTLVPMAHLTCVGHTRAELEGILDAYAAEGVRHVMALRGDPQEGPRAEWSPTEGGLNYAVELVDLVRSRGDFRVGVAAFPEGHPSAASLDDDADVLVAKAEAGAEFAVTQMFYRAEDYFGLVERVRARGCDIPILPGIMPILNLNAIRRQGELIGTSVPADVVARISAFDGDPVAVRAEGIKIAAELCHELLAGGAPGLHFYTLNRSKATLEIFEALQIAV
- a CDS encoding polyprenyl synthetase family protein, which codes for MSDRTWDPTAFRSSVQDTLDDFLAEQDARLRPLGDDAARLMTEVRALTSGGKRLRAAFCLWGYAALAGPPSGEDARAVSRAAAALELLHASALVHDDLMDASDTRRGRPATHRGFAAEHGTDGWRGDPEQYGAAAAILAGDLLLTWADELLRRCGFGWDRVGPALEVLDLCRSEVIAGQFLDISVQARGTADVAQAMTVLRYKSAKYSIERPLHVGAALAGADAAALELLSDFGLPLGEAFQLRDDLLGVFGDPAATGKPAGDDLVEGKRTVLVALALDAAPAAEAKRLDAALGTALDASEVAELRDIIERCGARERVETTIAELAGTARAALERGREAGWHPDAVVALDQLATAATSRTS